DNA sequence from the Pseudoglutamicibacter cumminsii genome:
TGCGTAGTGACGCTTCTCGGTCTCGTACTCCACGTGGGAGATGGAGATGGTAATACCGCGCTGGCGCTCTTCCGGAGCGGAGTCAATGGTGTCGAAGTCGCGCTGGACGTTGGTCTCCGATGGGAAACGGTCAGCCAGTACCTTCGAGATAGCAGCGGAGAGCGTCGTCTTACCGTGGTCAACGTGGCCGATGGTGCCAACGTTTACGTGCGGCTTGGAGCGGTCAAACTTTGCCTTTGCCACAGGTTCCTCCTAGAACTGTTTTCAGCAAACTTATTACTGCTCACTCTTTTGGTGAGCATGCTAACGATCAGTCTACTGATGGCGTGTTGGTTTATGAAAATTCAGCGGGATCCAGTGAGATCTCCCTCACCTTAGCGGTGATCCCTGTTCGTCCGCCGGTAAGCCTATAAAGCTATGCCGGCGGTGAGCAAGTGGGCGGCCCTACCGCGGCAGCGCCGCCCACTTGCTCTCCCCACAGGAATTACTCGCCGCGGGACTTCTGGATGATCTCGTCCGCGACGTTCTTCGGGACTTCAGCGTAGCTGTCGAAGACCATCGAGTACACTGCGCGGCCCTGCGTACGGGAACGCAGGTCGCCGATGTAGCCGAACATCTCCGAAAGCGGTACCTGTGCCTTGACGACGCGAACGCCCTGGGCGTCATCCATCGACTGGATGGAGCCACGGCGGGAGTTCAGGTCACCGATGACGTCACCCATGTACTCTTCTGGGGTGCGAACCTCAACGGCCATGACCGGTTCGAGGAGAACCGGGTTGGCGCGCTTCATGGCTTCCTTGTAAACCTGGGAGCCTGCGATCTTGAACGCCATTTCGGACGAGTCAACATCGTGGTATGCACCGTCGAGCAGGGTTGCCTTGACGCCGACCATTGGGTAGCCAGCCAGGACACCGAGTTCCATGGCTTCCTGAATACCCTGGTCAACGGATGGGATGTATTCGCGTGGAATACGGCCACCGGTAACGGCATTCTCAAACTCGTAGATGGTGTCGCCTTCAACCTCGAGAGGCTCGAAGGTAACCTGTACCTTTGCGAACTGACCGGAACCACCGGTCTGCTTCTTGTGGGTGAAGTCTACCTTCTCCACCGTGCGGCGGATGGTCTCGCGGTATGCAACCTGTGGCTTACCGACGTTAGCTTCAACCTTGAACTCGCGCTTCATGCGGTCGACGAAGACGTCGAGGTGCAGCTCGCCCATACCACCGATTTCGGTCTGGCCGGTTTCCTCGTTGAGGGAAACGGTGAAGGTTGGGTCTTCAGCAACGAGTTTCTGGATAGCGTTCGAGAGCTTCTCCTGGTCGCCCTTGGTCTTCGGCTCGATAGCAACGAAGATCACTGGCTCTGGGAAGGTCATCGATTCGAGGATGATCGGAGCGTCAGCTGCGCACAGGGTGTCACCAGTGGTGGTGTCCTTGAGGCCGATGACTGCGTAGATGTGGCCTGCTACGACCTCTTCGACTGGCTGTTCCTTGTTTGCGTGCATCTGGAACATCTTGCCGATGCGCTCGCGCTTGCCCTTGGTCGAGTTCAGGATCTGAGCACCGGATTCGAGGCGGCCCGAGTAAACGCGGATGAAGGTCAGGGTGCCGAAGAATGGGTGGGACGCGATCTTGAACGCGAGAGCCGAGAATGGCTCGTCGACGGATGGCTTACGGGTCAGCTCAATCGTCTCGTCCTTCGGATCGGTACCGTGCATCGGTGGAACGTCCAGTGGCGATGGCAGGTAGTCGACGATGGCGTCGAGGATTGGCTGGATACCGCGGTTCTTGAACGCGGAGCCGCAGAAGACTGGGTAAGCTTCGTCGGAGACGGTGAGCTTACGGATACCGGCCTTGAGCTCAGCTTCCGAGATCTCCTCACCTTCGAGGTACTTCTCCATGAGGTCTTCGTCAGCTTCAGCGACGTCCTCAACGAGCTTCGCGCGGTATTCCTCAGCCTTCTCCTGGAGTTCGGCTGGGATTTCCTCGGTGGTGTACTTCTGGCCGAGCGAGACGTCGCCCTTCGAGTCAGCTTCCCACTTGAGGGCCTTCATCGTGACGAGGTCGACAACGCCAACGAAGTCGTTCTCAGCACCGATTGGCAGCTGCATCACGAGTGGCTTAGCGCCAAGGCGGGACACGATGGTCTCTACCGTGTGGTAGAAGTCTGCGCCCATCTTGTCCATCTTGTTGACGAAGCAGATACGTGGAACGCCGTACTTGTCAGCCTGACGCCACACGGTTTCGGACTGTGGCTCAACGCCTTCCTTAGCGTCGAAGACAGCGACAGCGCCGTCGAGAACGCGCAGGGAACGCTCAACTTCAACGGTGAAGTCAACGTGACCTGGGGTGTCGATGACGTTGATCTGGTTGTCGTTCCAGTAAGCGGAGACTGCAGCGGAGGTAATGGTAATACCGCGCTCCTTCTCCTGTTCCATCCAGTCGGTCGTCGATGCACCGTCGTGCGTCTCGCCGAGCTTGTGGTTCACACCCGTGTAGAACAGGATGCGTTCCGTAGTAGTGGTCTTGCCCGCATCGATGTGGGCCATAATGCCGATGTTGCGGACCTTCTGAAGGTCGGTGAGCACGTCGAGTGCCACGGTGTCTCCCTTACGGTTGAAGTGTCAGTACCCGGTGGCGAGGATCGCCACCGGGTAGAACGTGGATTACCAGCGGTAGTGAGCGAACGCCTTGTTGGCTTCCGCCATCTTGTGAGTATCCTCGCGGCGCTTAACTGCAGCGCCGAGGCCGTTGGAGGCGTCCAGGATCTCGTTCATGAGGCGTTCGGTCATGCTCTTCTCGCGGCGAACCTTGGAGAAGCCGACCAGCCAGCGCAGTGCGAGTGCAACCGAGCGACCAGGCTTAACCTCAACTGGAACCTGGTAGGTTGCACCACCGACGCGGCGGGAGCGAACCTCAAGTGCAGGCTTGATGTTTTCGATGGCCTTCTTGAGGGTGGCTACTGGATCGTTACCGGTCTTAGCCTGGGTACCTTCAAGTGCACCGTAAACAATGCGCTCTGCAGTGGACTTCTTACCGTCTACGAGAACCTTGTTGATCAGCTGGGTGACCAATGCGGAGCCGTAAACCGGATCGTTGACAATAGGGCGCTTCGGAGCTGGACCCTTACGAGGCATTACTTCTTCTCCTTCTTAGCGCCGTAGCGGGAACGGGCCTGGCCGCGGTCCTTGACACCCTGGGTGTCGAGTGCGCCACGGACGATCTTGTAGCGAACACCTGGCAGGTCCTTAACACGACCACCGCGCACGAGCACGATGGAGTGTTCCTGCAGGTTGTGGCCCTCACCTGGGATGTAGGCGGTAACTTCGGTACCACCTGCGAGGCGAACACGTGCAACCTTGCGGAGTGCCGAGTTCGGCTTCTTTGGAGTGGTCGTGTACACGCGGGTGCACACGCCGCGGCGCATTGGGTTACCCTCGAGCGCCGGGGTCTTCGACTTGTTCTTCTGTGGAGCGCGACCCTTGCGCACCAGCTGCTGAATTGTAGGCAATCTGTGTCCTTACGTTGCTGATCGGACTGTCCGCCAGCCCACCCTGATGCCCCACAAAATAAGGCGGGCGGGCGATGCGTGCGGTTATCGTTTTCTCGCGATCTCTAAACCGCATGGTCCGAGGCGTGCGAAAGTGTGGAGTACGTCATTCAACCTGCGAATGACACGGACTGAGTCCACTTCTCCACACGAAAACTCTGATTAATAACTGTATCAGTATTTTCGCTATCACCACAATCCACAGTGGCACACCCCACATAGGCCTCCATATAGGGTGCCACATTAGAACGGCCTACATTGTTACGGCCCACAGTGCATGGGCGTACCAACGCAGCTCGCACACCTCAACTTTGCTAGCGCAAACCAAACACCAACGCAACATCACGTTGCCGAAACATAAACACCCTTA
Encoded proteins:
- the fusA gene encoding elongation factor G, with protein sequence MALDVLTDLQKVRNIGIMAHIDAGKTTTTERILFYTGVNHKLGETHDGASTTDWMEQEKERGITITSAAVSAYWNDNQINVIDTPGHVDFTVEVERSLRVLDGAVAVFDAKEGVEPQSETVWRQADKYGVPRICFVNKMDKMGADFYHTVETIVSRLGAKPLVMQLPIGAENDFVGVVDLVTMKALKWEADSKGDVSLGQKYTTEEIPAELQEKAEEYRAKLVEDVAEADEDLMEKYLEGEEISEAELKAGIRKLTVSDEAYPVFCGSAFKNRGIQPILDAIVDYLPSPLDVPPMHGTDPKDETIELTRKPSVDEPFSALAFKIASHPFFGTLTFIRVYSGRLESGAQILNSTKGKRERIGKMFQMHANKEQPVEEVVAGHIYAVIGLKDTTTGDTLCAADAPIILESMTFPEPVIFVAIEPKTKGDQEKLSNAIQKLVAEDPTFTVSLNEETGQTEIGGMGELHLDVFVDRMKREFKVEANVGKPQVAYRETIRRTVEKVDFTHKKQTGGSGQFAKVQVTFEPLEVEGDTIYEFENAVTGGRIPREYIPSVDQGIQEAMELGVLAGYPMVGVKATLLDGAYHDVDSSEMAFKIAGSQVYKEAMKRANPVLLEPVMAVEVRTPEEYMGDVIGDLNSRRGSIQSMDDAQGVRVVKAQVPLSEMFGYIGDLRSRTQGRAVYSMVFDSYAEVPKNVADEIIQKSRGE
- the rpsG gene encoding 30S ribosomal protein S7 is translated as MPRKGPAPKRPIVNDPVYGSALVTQLINKVLVDGKKSTAERIVYGALEGTQAKTGNDPVATLKKAIENIKPALEVRSRRVGGATYQVPVEVKPGRSVALALRWLVGFSKVRREKSMTERLMNEILDASNGLGAAVKRREDTHKMAEANKAFAHYRW
- the rpsL gene encoding 30S ribosomal protein S12 — protein: MPTIQQLVRKGRAPQKNKSKTPALEGNPMRRGVCTRVYTTTPKKPNSALRKVARVRLAGGTEVTAYIPGEGHNLQEHSIVLVRGGRVKDLPGVRYKIVRGALDTQGVKDRGQARSRYGAKKEKK